In Acidobacteriota bacterium, the following are encoded in one genomic region:
- a CDS encoding aminotransferase class I/II-fold pyridoxal phosphate-dependent enzyme — protein sequence MQRSPDVNLNLNVRGMAPSATVAINERLDEMRRAGREVFKLGLGQSPFPIPEPVVEALRRHASAKDYLPVKGLPELREAVAENLAQRQGVVRSAEQVLVGPGSKELMFLLQLVYYGDLVLPTPCWVSYAPQAQIIGRRNCFIPCRREDRWNLTPEQLDRLCREDRGRPRIVVLNYPNNPTGVTYKLDELKQLAKVAREHRVVLLSDEIYGELHHKGQHVSIARFYPEGTIVSNGLSKWCGAGGWRLGAFVFPPGLGWLRDAMAAVASETFTSTSAPIQYAAVVGFRGGPWLDDYLLGARRTLRGLGRWAREVLVAAGVHCERPDGAFYLFLDCSPLRDRLEAKGIRTDRELCEHLLEETGVGILPGSDFGRGPEELTARIAYVDFDGGPPIEEARKLPKGSTPGEDFLRRHCGRTVTAIERVAEWLAG from the coding sequence ATGCAGCGTTCCCCTGACGTCAACCTCAACCTCAACGTCCGCGGCATGGCGCCCTCCGCTACGGTCGCGATCAACGAGCGCCTCGACGAGATGCGGAGGGCGGGGCGAGAGGTCTTCAAGCTGGGCCTCGGCCAGTCGCCCTTCCCCATCCCGGAGCCGGTGGTCGAGGCCTTGCGGCGCCACGCGAGCGCCAAGGACTACCTCCCGGTGAAAGGCCTTCCGGAACTCCGGGAGGCTGTCGCCGAGAACCTCGCGCAGCGGCAGGGCGTCGTGAGGAGCGCGGAGCAGGTGCTCGTCGGACCGGGCTCGAAGGAGCTGATGTTCCTCCTCCAGCTCGTGTACTACGGCGATCTGGTTCTGCCGACTCCCTGCTGGGTCTCGTACGCGCCGCAGGCCCAGATCATCGGCCGGCGCAACTGCTTCATTCCTTGCCGCCGGGAGGACCGGTGGAATCTGACCCCCGAGCAGCTGGATCGGCTCTGCCGTGAGGACCGGGGGCGTCCGAGGATCGTCGTCCTGAATTACCCCAACAACCCCACCGGTGTCACCTACAAGCTCGACGAGCTCAAGCAACTCGCGAAAGTCGCCCGGGAGCATCGCGTGGTGTTGCTTTCGGACGAGATCTACGGGGAGCTGCACCACAAGGGGCAGCACGTGTCGATCGCCCGCTTCTATCCGGAAGGGACGATCGTCAGCAACGGCCTGTCGAAGTGGTGCGGCGCCGGAGGCTGGCGGTTGGGAGCCTTCGTCTTTCCTCCCGGACTCGGCTGGCTGCGGGATGCGATGGCGGCCGTGGCGAGCGAGACGTTCACCTCGACCTCGGCGCCGATCCAGTATGCGGCGGTCGTCGGGTTCAGGGGCGGGCCGTGGCTCGACGACTATCTGCTCGGCGCACGCCGCACGCTCCGCGGGCTCGGACGGTGGGCGAGGGAGGTTCTGGTGGCGGCCGGAGTCCACTGCGAGCGGCCGGACGGAGCGTTCTACCTCTTCCTCGACTGCTCTCCGCTCCGCGACCGCCTGGAGGCGAAGGGAATCCGCACCGACCGCGAACTCTGCGAGCATCTGTTGGAGGAGACGGGGGTGGGGATCCTTCCGGGGTCCGACTTCGGGCGGGGACCGGAGGAGCTGACCGCGCGGATCGCGTACGTGGACTTCGACGGCGGACCTCCGATCGAGGAGGCCCGAAAGCTTCCCAAGGGCTCGACACCGGGGGAGGATTTTCTCCGGCGCCACTGCGGCCGGACGGTCACCGCCATCGAACGCGTCGCGGAGTGGCTCGCGGGCTGA
- a CDS encoding energy transducer TonB: protein MATPPDPGGPKEHGTPGGATETLPEAGPGATSPNPPAPITVGAAISPPELIPESRVVPVYPRLARRQGVTGTVVLSALIGVDGRVRDIQVIEEPPRAFGFGKAAVEAVKRWRYRPARRGNKPVAERITIRVVFE, encoded by the coding sequence ATGGCAACGCCCCCGGACCCCGGCGGACCGAAAGAGCACGGAACGCCCGGCGGGGCGACGGAGACCCTTCCGGAAGCGGGTCCCGGCGCAACCAGCCCGAACCCACCGGCTCCGATCACGGTGGGGGCTGCGATCTCGCCCCCCGAACTCATTCCGGAGTCGCGAGTCGTGCCGGTCTATCCCCGGCTCGCCCGGCGGCAGGGAGTGACCGGGACCGTCGTCCTGAGCGCCCTCATCGGCGTGGACGGCCGCGTCCGGGACATCCAGGTGATCGAGGAGCCCCCGCGCGCGTTCGGCTTCGGCAAAGCCGCCGTGGAGGCGGTCAAGCGATGGCGGTACCGGCCGGCGCGGCGCGGCAACAAGCCGGTCGCGGAAAGGATCACGATCCGCGTCGTCTTCGAGTAG